The genomic region GCCCAAGCCGATTTGCGCCTGGTCGTCGGGGAAGGAGAAACCCCGGAAGCCATTGTGCGAAGGGCGATCGCGGAAATTCCCAAATGCCTCAAAACGACAACGGTCGATCTCAATTGAAACCCACCATGGGTGGCGAACGGCGATCGCCCGGCGGCGCAAAAGCGTTCGGCACTGAGTTGTAGTTGGCGCGAACCTCCTCTAAACTTCGATAAAAGCCTTTTCTCGCGATTTAGCCATCCATGCTCACTGAAAACGAATCCATCGAGAAGAATGCAGACGCGATCCGCGTCAAAGTCCTCAGCGAGGCGCTGCCGTACATCCAAAAATTTGCCGGACGCACGATCGTCGTCAAATACGGTGGGGCGGCGATGAAAGATAGTACCTTAAAAGACCAGGTGATGCGAGATTTGGTCTTTTTGTCTTGCGTGGGGGTTCGTCCGGTACTCGTCCACGGGGGCGGTCCGGAAATTAATAGCTGGTTGGGCAAACTGGGAATCGAACCCCAGTTTAAAAATGGCTTGCGGGTGACCGATGCGGCGACGATGGACGTGGTGGAAATGGTCTTAGTCGGTCGGGTCAATAAAGAAATTGTGTCCCTGATCGATCGGGCGGGGGGTTCGGCGATCGGTTTGTGCGGTAAAGACGGTAATTTAATCACGGCGCGACCCCAGGGGCAGGAGGGGATTGGCTTTGTCGGCGAAGTCAGTACGGTCAATATCGACGCGATCGATACCTTGGTGAATGCGGGTTATATTCCCGTGGTGTCGAGTGTGGCGGCGGACGAATCGGGACAAGCTTACAATATCAACGCCGATACGGTGGCGGGAGAATTGGCGGCAGCCCTGGGGGCTGAAAAGTTGATTTTGATGACGGATACGCCGGGGATTTTGCAGGATTACCACGATCCGTCCACTTTGTTGACGAAAATAGATATACAAAAGGCGCGAGAATTGATTAAGGATGGCACGGTAGCGGGGGGGATGATTCCGAAAGTAACCTGTTGCGTGCGATCGCTGGCTCAGGGAGTGCGTGCCGCTCATATTATTGACGGTCGGATTCCTCACGCCTTGTTATTGGAGGTGTTCACCGATTCCGGAATCGGTTCGATGATCGTCGCTTCGGAGTTTATGCCTTAGCCCGAGGCAGAAACAAGGGGGGCGTGGGGCGGCGATCGCCCGGACGCGCCCCCAGGGAGGTTCACAGATCCCCGGGTAAGACCCCGCGTACCCGGCGCGAACGACGGGTGCGGTCGTAGCGGGGGGCGTAGGGATCGGTGGTTTCGATCGGTGTGGGGTTAATTAAGATCGAGCGATCGATCGTCGGGTTGACCAAGGTGGGATTGACGAGGGTGGAGTTACGAATTCTCACCGAATGGCGATCGGGATAGGACTGGCGGTAGCGATCGCGGTAAATGACTTGAGGCGATCGGTAAACGGGGGCGGGATGGTAAAGACGCGGGTTGTAGGGATAAGAGGGCTGTCCGATTTGTACGGACCAACCGCGATCGCCGACGGTGATGGAAAAGTCCGCACGGGCGGGAGTGGCGCCGATTCCGGCGAAGGCGATCGCCGCACTCAAGGGGGTCAGAACGGCGAGCAGGGGGCGACGAAAGGAAAATCGGTCAGATCGAAACATGATATAAAGACCTCATCGATATGGATTGGAGAAAAGGAAGTCGGGGATAGGGGAGTTGACGGGAGTGCGGGGAAAAAGATTCGCAGGAACGGCGATCGCCGCGTTGCCAGAAGCACGGCGATCGCGCTAAGCTCGGAACGCATTCAAGGCTTACATTGCTAAAGTATCGTGAGTTCTCAAACCCCAGAGCGGTTTCGCGACGAATATCAAGCAGGTCGATATGCCTTCGAACGGGGTCGCTACCGCGAGGCGATCGCCCATTTAGAAGCGGCTAGAGAAGAAGTAGCCCGCCAATCGCGCCTCGGGGGTGAGGTGCAAATGTGGTTGGTCAGCGCCTATCAAGCGGCGGGATTGCGTCAGGAGGCGATCGCCCTGTGTCGCGAACTGTCGCGTCATGCGTCGTTCGAGACCCGCAAACAAGGGCGGCGCTTGCTTTACATCCTCGAAGCCCCCGAACTGACGACGCGACCGGATTGGCTGGTCAAAATTCCCGACCTCAGCGATATGGAACAGGGGGAATCGAAAGTCAGCCAACTGAGTGCGGAAGCGGTCGCGAAGCGGCGCCCGCCGAAGAAGCAGAAACGAGAGGAAGTCCCGATCGATTGGTCTGAAGTGAATACCGAGGACAATCGGTTTATTTGGATTGCGATCGCGGCGATCGTCCTCCTACTGGGCATTTGGGCGGGATGGAGTTAGCGATCGCCCGGGGCCGACAACAGATCGGCGATCGCCCGAATTAAAGTTTCCGGTTCCACGGGTTTGAGCAACTGGCCATCGAAGCCCTCCGCCAGCAGGCGTTCCGTGGCCGAAATGCCGTCCGTGAGGGCGATCGCCCGAATCGGCGACCCCGATCCCCCCTGACGATGTCTCGCCTCGTGGAGTAACTCGCACTCCGTCGGATCGAGCCCCGCCAGGTCGCCGACGAAGACATCCGGGCGATCGTCGTTCCGGATCTCGATCGCCTCCGAGACCGACGCCACGCGATCGACGCGCATCCCGTATCGTTCCAAGATCGTACAGATACCATCAAAACAGTCCGCAAAGCGATCGAGCCATACCACCCGCACCCCGTCCAAAGGATCCGGAACCGACGAGGGCGATCGCTCCCGATCCGACGGCGACCCCTCGAAACTGCCGCCCAAGGGCAACCGTACCGTAAAACAGGTACCGCGACCCACCCCCTCGCTGTAAGCCTTCACGGTTCCGCCGTGCATTTCCACCAGATAGCGGACGATCGCCAAACCGAGACCCAACCCGCCGAACTTGCGCGTCGTGCTACTGTCCGCCTGACGGAAGCGGTCGAAAATAAACGGTAAAAACTCCGGATCGATCCCTTCTCCGGTATCGGCGATCTCGATTTGAGCATATTCGGGTTCGGGAAGGGGGATTTCGCTGGGCTTGGCGGCGCCTTCGCCGTCCCGGGTCGGATCCTTTGTCGTTTCCAGGCGGATAGTAATTCGTCCGCCCGAGGGGGTAAACTTGACCGCATTCGAGAGTAAATTCCAGAAAATTTGCTGCAAGCGGTTGGCGTCTCCCATCACCGGGGGAATGTCGCCGTCGAGATCGGCGTCGATGGCGATCGCCTTCGCTTGCGCCGCCACACGCACCGACTCGATCGCCGCCCCTAGAAGGCGATCGAGGGGGACGGATTTGACTTTTAAATTTAACTTGCCCTGCAAAATACTAGAAATATCGAGTAAATCCTCGATTAAACGGGATTGTAACTGGGCGTTGCGCTCGATCGTCTCTAAAGCTTTATCCATCGTCGCCCCTTCAAACTTGCGATTTCGCAATAACTTCACCCAACCTAAAATCGGGTTGAGCGGCGTTCGCAATTCGTGGGACAAGATCGCCAAAAACTCGTCTTTGACGCGGTTGAGCGCCTCCGCTTCCGACCGGGCCGCCCGTTCCAACTTCAAGAGGCGATCGCGCTGCGCTTCGACGCGCTTGCGTTCGGTTTGGTCGAGGACGAAGGATAAAACCGTCTCTTCATATCCAGCTAACAAGGTACTGCTGACCAAGATCTGACGCCGATCGCCGTCCGGGCGTACGTATTCCTGCTCGAAGGTCGGCGTTCCCCGACGTAACCGCCGCGCGCGCGAATCCGCGTCGAGCTCGCGCAAGTCCGGGGCGACAATCGGCGACCAATGTAAGCCTCCCGCGTCGAGATCGTTGCGCTTGGCGCCGACAATTTCTAAAAAGGCATCGTTGGCGTAAGTCAACTCGCCATCGAACTTAGCGATGGCAATACCGATCGCATTCGACTCGATCGCCCCTCGAAAGCGAGCCTCGCTGTCTCGCAAGGCTTCTAACGTTTGTTCCACCTCCCGACGCGCCCGCCGTTGGGCCTCGAACAGCCGCGATCGTTCCAACGCCAACGCACATTGTTGGCTCAACGCCATCACGAAGGAGAGGTCGTCGCGACTCAAGGAGCGTTCTTCGGCAAACCCAAACGCCAAGGCGCCGATGGCGCGATCGTTTAAAATCATCGGGCTGACAATCAAAGAACGATGGTTCACCAAAGCTTGCACCGCCGCCAGGTTGGGATAGCGTTCGTCTCGTTGCGCCGCATTTTCCAAGACGATCGTCGTCTTCGTGCGGGTGGCGTCGGCAATGGGAACCGCCGCCGTGGCGCTAAATCGCTGCCACTGTTCCACCACTTGGGGGGGATAGCCGACCATGCGAATGTTGTGAAATTCCTCGGCATCCTCGTCGAGGATCGAGACAATCCCCATCGTGGCGCCGAGGGTCGCCAGGGCCGTATTGACGATCGCGTCCGCCACGTCCGACGCCGTGAGGGCTTCCGACAGTCCCGCCGTGACGTAGTGCAATCCCGCCAGACGTTCGTTCGTTTGTTCCGCGAGTTGGCGCAACTGCTGTTCTTTGAGGAGCAAAGTGGCCCGTTCCGCTTGAATGCGCTGGCGTTCGGTGACGTCGTGCAAGGTACACACCCCCGCGACGATTTCCCCGTCGCAGTTGCGAACGGGAGTGGAATGGGTGAGTAAAGTGCGGCAGATGCCATCCCGACGGCGGATTTCGACGGGTTCTTCGACGACGATTTCTCCGGTGGAGATCGTGCGCGCCAGGGCGATCGGCTCGACGGCGTCCGGATCGCGATCGCCGGGTTCGACGGGATGGACTTTCAGATCCGCCGCCACGGGAGTGACGGGGGTTTGTTCGGTATCGAACCACTCCCGGACGCGGTCGTTGGTCAGTAAAATGCGGCCACTGGGCGCCTCGGCGACCACGACCCCCGCAGGCATTTGTTGTAAGACGGCTTCTAACAGCCGTTGTTTGGTGGCGAGGCGATCGAGCAGTTGGTTGCGTTCCCGTTCCATCTGCTTGCGATCGCTGATATCGAGATTGATCCCGACCCAGGAGGCGATCGCGCCGTTCTCGTCGCGCAAGGGACGCCCTCGGGTCCAGATCGTATGTTCTCGACCGTTTTTCCCGATAATTTTATATTCGCAGTCCCACACCTGTCCCGTCGCCAAACAGTGACGCCACGCTGCCAAGGTCGGGGCGACGTCGGGAGGGGTCAAGCGTCCGATCCAGCCGGAAGCGCGACATTCTTCTAAGGTCATGTCGAGCAGATGGAGGAACGAGGCGCTGACGTAGGTGACCTTGCCCTCACGATCGCACATCCAGACCCCGAACGGCATGGCGTCGGCCATAATTTGATAGTGGGCTTCGGCGCGTTCGCGTTCGGCAATTTCCCGGGCTAAGGCGCGATCGAGTGTTTCTCGATCGGGTAACTTCAGGGTTTTGGGGAGGCAGGGGAGCGCGACGATCGCCGTTCCGAGGGCGATCGAAGCGGTGAATGCTTTGACCCAACCCGAAAGCCACCCCTCCGGGTGCCACCAGGTCCACGCCGCCATTAAGTGGGTCGTCCCCGAACCGAGGAAGACGGCGACGAATAAGAAAAATAACCAACGAAACGGCCAGTCCCGACGTTTTTGGAGCGCGTAAATCACGACGAGGGAGATCGAATAATAGGCGATCGCGATGGCGAGATCGGAGAGCGAATGCAGCCATACTAACCCCGGCTTCCACAGAGAATTTTGTCCGTGGGATAGGAAAAAACCGAAAACCGGAAGGTTCGAGAGGGCCAACATTTTTCAACACAGAACTATCAAAAATTTGCACGCGATCGAGCCAACCTTTTACGGGGTTCGATCTCTGTCGCGATCGTCAGTAGGCTTGATTTCGCTTTATTTCGATTGTAGGACTTGACGGCGATCGATGAGGGCGGGTTGCGGCACGTGAAAAACCCGATTGTTCCCTCGAACAATCGGGTTAGATTGAGTCCGCTTCAGCGATAGCTTCGCGACGGCAAAGCCGGAGCGCGCCGGGGGTTAGGGATGGCAACTATTGCTCTTGGGAAACGACTTGGGGCAGACCCAAACTGTAATTCATCACCCGACTGTTGAGGTTGTAACTCAATTCGCCCTTTTGCAGGAGCGATCGCACGAAATGTTCCAAATCCGAGCCGATCCGACGCAAGTTGTACTCGGTCAACGGTTCGCCTCGATAAGAAGCGACCAATTCGTCAAATTGACGGTAGACCTTTTGTACGGCTTCGTCGCTCCAGTTGAGTTCGTTATCCGGATCGATGTCGAGGGTCAAAACATCATTGCTGGCGACGAGTTCTCCTTCTAGGACTTCGGCAGCAAAAATGTGGATGTGACGAGTTGTGGACTTGAGTAACATAACGAGAATTTGACGGGCAACAATAAGACTACAATCATTTTGACATGCTCGTTGAGATTGCGAGAGTTCGATCTCCCCGAACGGCGATCGCCCAGGCGAACGACGGTATTCGTGGCGGGGCTGCTCGCGAGAATTCGTGGGGGGTTGGAGGATTGAGATCGCGACGTTAACCCACTCGATCGCAGGCGATCGTCCGTGACATTGGCATCGAGCGCGGCGACAATAAGCTAGTTTGAATGAGATAGTTTTTCAACCCATACGGCTCTACCGACAACAGCGTACAGGCGCGAGGAAACCCCATGCAAAACCCGGCGGCAAAGATCTACTGTCCCAATTACACCTGTCAAACGGCCAACCCCCATACCGCTAAATTTTGCAAGCAATGCCGCACTCCTTTACCGAAGCGTTACCTCTGGGGAGTGGGAAAGGGTGTTGACAACTATCAGCCGGGGGACATCCTCGCGGAGCGCTATCAGGTGATGACTCGGCGCGTTTTTCTAGATACGAAACCGGGTCAAGTCCCGCAAGTATGGGTGGATCTGCCCGAATCGACCGTTCCCTATTTGAAGTTGTTTCCCTACCGCCTCCACGTCCCTCAAATTTACGGCGTGCTTTCGGAAGATGGCAATCCGACGGTGCAGCCGATTTGGTTGCTCGAACAAGGGGCGATCGCCGTCGTCCCTCAAGGGGAAGCCACGGCGTCGAGTAACGGCAATCCTTCGGTGCGCGTCGAGTTGCTGCCGAGTTTGCGAGAAAGCTGGAGACAGGCGTCTCCCCTGCGCCAGCTCAATTGGTTGTGGCAGATCGCCCAATTGTGGTACCCGTTTGCGAAGGAAAAAGTGCTTTCGACCCTGGTACAACCGGAGTTATTGCGGGTGGACGGGTCGATTTTAAAGATTTTAGAACTGAAGTTCGATCGCGGACAAACCGTCGAACTCGATCGCCTCGGTCGCTTGGGGAGGCAGTTGCTCCCTCACGCCGATCCCCTGGTGGCACCTTTTTTAGAAAAACTGTTCGGGATGCTGGAACGATCGCAAATCCGCACCCCGACCCAACTCCTCGAACTGCTCGATCTCGCGATCGCCACGACGTCCCGCCTGTATCGGCGCACCTACCAGCTCGCTACCGGAACCGATCGCGGTCCGACCCGCCGTCGCAACGAAGATGCTTGCTATCCCGCCAGCGAGACCGAGATCGCCATTCCCCCGGACGGGTCGGTGCTGGCGATCGTTTGCGATGGGATTGGCGGACACGAAGGGGGGAACGTCGCCTCTCAATTGGCGATCGAAGCGGTACGAGACAACCTCCAACCCCTCCTGGAGCGTCCGGTTCCCTTAAACCCCCAAACCCTGAGCAATACCCTGGAAGGGGCCGTCCGCGCCGCGAACCAACTGATTTCCGAGCGCAATGACGGTCAACAGCGACAGGGACGCCAACGCATGGGAACGACCCTGGTGATGGCATTCGCCCGCGATCTCGAAATCTACCTCACTCACGTCGGCGACAGTCGCGCCTATTGGATCACCCGCTCCGGATGTCGGCAAGTCACTTTAGACGATGACGTGGCCTCCCGAGAAGTGCGTCTCGGTTACGCTCTCTACCGCGATGCCTTGCAACAAGGGGCTTCCGGCTCTTTAATTCAAGCCCTCGGTATGGGGGCATCGGCGATCTTGCATCCGACGGTGCAACGGACGATCCTGGATGAAGATAGCGTATTTCTCCTCTGTTCTGACGGCTTGAGCGATAACGATCGCGTCGAACAATATTGGGAAACGGAGATTTTGCCCATTTTAACGGGGGAATTGAACGTGCGCCGCGCGGTAACTAAGTTGATCGATATCGGCAACTACCATAACGGACACGATAACGTCACTGTCGCCGTGCTGTTGTGCCGGGTCGAACCGGATCCCGACGTTCGCCTCAGTCCGAATCTCCTCCTCGAACACCTCGAATCGATCCCGTCCACAAACACCTGGGAACGCGACCCCGCCGAGGCGAGTTCTCGCGAAGCCGATACCCAAATTCCGAAGAACAAGGGGGGCGATACCCAGATCGTCCCCCCACCCCAGACCAAGCCGAACTCGCTGCTCTCCTGGCCCGTGGCGTTGGCGACGATCGCCCTGTTGGGGGTCGGGATCGTCGCCGTTTTAATGGCGACGGAACGCTGGCAAAATCCGATCGCCAAGTACCGTCCCTCTCCCGTCGTCGATTCCGGCGAGATCGCCCGCAATGCTCTCGATCTCCAAGCCTTCTACCGCTTGGAACTGACGACGAATGCGAACGACAATGGCAATAACTTGCGCCTTTTGCTCGCCGAACCCGTCGATTCTGCCAGCGCCACCGAGGCGATCGTCGGCATGATTCCCGTGGGCAGTATCGTGCAGATTCAGCAAAAACAAAAGCTTCAAGGGGAGTCCGACATCTGGGTCAAACTGCAAGTTTGTGCGATCCCCAACGCGCCGGACCCGGGGAACGACCCCGCCACCACCGGGCGATCGCCCGATCTCCAACTCGAACACGAATCGTCGCCAACCACGCCCTCGGATTCCGCGATCGCCCATTCCCCAGCCAACCATCTGACGACTCCCTCCCCGGTCAAAGCCGGACAAGTCGGCTGGATTCGAGAAACTCGTCTGCTCGGATCCGTGCGCGAACAGCGCGATCCCCGCGCCGACGATCTCGAAAACTGTACCCCACCCCCCGCCGGAGGCGCCAATTCTCCCCCCGCCGATTCCCCCCCGGCGACACCCTCGACGCCGTAAGGCGCGATCGCGATCTCCAGACCTTCCCCTCCTCCCCTTCGCACAACTGCCACCCCCTCCAAGCCCGTGCGAGCGCTTCCCTTCCCCCCCTTTTGCCCCCTCATCGGTGCAAATCTGAATAAATCGCAAGGATCTCCAGTACCGGATCCGGTCTGCGCTACGATCCGACGTATCTTATGGGGGCGATTTGCCGATCGCCCCTACCTGACTATTTTTTCGGTTAAATCGATGATTATTAAAAAACAACGTACCTCCGCCACCATAATTTCCGTTGCCTTAACCCTGTTGCTGTTCGTCACTGCTTGCGGCGGTTCGTCGAAACAAGCCTCGCGCTGGGATTCGGCCCAACGTCAAAGCACCGAACAAGTCAATACCTCTCGT from Oxynema aestuarii AP17 harbors:
- a CDS encoding NAD(P)H-quinone oxidoreductase subunit M encodes the protein MLLKSTTRHIHIFAAEVLEGELVASNDVLTLDIDPDNELNWSDEAVQKVYRQFDELVASYRGEPLTEYNLRRIGSDLEHFVRSLLQKGELSYNLNSRVMNYSLGLPQVVSQEQ
- the argB gene encoding acetylglutamate kinase, which gives rise to MLTENESIEKNADAIRVKVLSEALPYIQKFAGRTIVVKYGGAAMKDSTLKDQVMRDLVFLSCVGVRPVLVHGGGPEINSWLGKLGIEPQFKNGLRVTDAATMDVVEMVLVGRVNKEIVSLIDRAGGSAIGLCGKDGNLITARPQGQEGIGFVGEVSTVNIDAIDTLVNAGYIPVVSSVAADESGQAYNINADTVAGELAAALGAEKLILMTDTPGILQDYHDPSTLLTKIDIQKARELIKDGTVAGGMIPKVTCCVRSLAQGVRAAHIIDGRIPHALLLEVFTDSGIGSMIVASEFMP
- a CDS encoding tetratricopeptide repeat protein, with amino-acid sequence MSSQTPERFRDEYQAGRYAFERGRYREAIAHLEAAREEVARQSRLGGEVQMWLVSAYQAAGLRQEAIALCRELSRHASFETRKQGRRLLYILEAPELTTRPDWLVKIPDLSDMEQGESKVSQLSAEAVAKRRPPKKQKREEVPIDWSEVNTEDNRFIWIAIAAIVLLLGIWAGWS
- a CDS encoding PP2C family serine/threonine-protein phosphatase; the protein is MQNPAAKIYCPNYTCQTANPHTAKFCKQCRTPLPKRYLWGVGKGVDNYQPGDILAERYQVMTRRVFLDTKPGQVPQVWVDLPESTVPYLKLFPYRLHVPQIYGVLSEDGNPTVQPIWLLEQGAIAVVPQGEATASSNGNPSVRVELLPSLRESWRQASPLRQLNWLWQIAQLWYPFAKEKVLSTLVQPELLRVDGSILKILELKFDRGQTVELDRLGRLGRQLLPHADPLVAPFLEKLFGMLERSQIRTPTQLLELLDLAIATTSRLYRRTYQLATGTDRGPTRRRNEDACYPASETEIAIPPDGSVLAIVCDGIGGHEGGNVASQLAIEAVRDNLQPLLERPVPLNPQTLSNTLEGAVRAANQLISERNDGQQRQGRQRMGTTLVMAFARDLEIYLTHVGDSRAYWITRSGCRQVTLDDDVASREVRLGYALYRDALQQGASGSLIQALGMGASAILHPTVQRTILDEDSVFLLCSDGLSDNDRVEQYWETEILPILTGELNVRRAVTKLIDIGNYHNGHDNVTVAVLLCRVEPDPDVRLSPNLLLEHLESIPSTNTWERDPAEASSREADTQIPKNKGGDTQIVPPPQTKPNSLLSWPVALATIALLGVGIVAVLMATERWQNPIAKYRPSPVVDSGEIARNALDLQAFYRLELTTNANDNGNNLRLLLAEPVDSASATEAIVGMIPVGSIVQIQQKQKLQGESDIWVKLQVCAIPNAPDPGNDPATTGRSPDLQLEHESSPTTPSDSAIAHSPANHLTTPSPVKAGQVGWIRETRLLGSVREQRDPRADDLENCTPPPAGGANSPPADSPPATPSTP
- a CDS encoding PAS domain S-box protein encodes the protein MLALSNLPVFGFFLSHGQNSLWKPGLVWLHSLSDLAIAIAYYSISLVVIYALQKRRDWPFRWLFFLFVAVFLGSGTTHLMAAWTWWHPEGWLSGWVKAFTASIALGTAIVALPCLPKTLKLPDRETLDRALAREIAERERAEAHYQIMADAMPFGVWMCDREGKVTYVSASFLHLLDMTLEECRASGWIGRLTPPDVAPTLAAWRHCLATGQVWDCEYKIIGKNGREHTIWTRGRPLRDENGAIASWVGINLDISDRKQMERERNQLLDRLATKQRLLEAVLQQMPAGVVVAEAPSGRILLTNDRVREWFDTEQTPVTPVAADLKVHPVEPGDRDPDAVEPIALARTISTGEIVVEEPVEIRRRDGICRTLLTHSTPVRNCDGEIVAGVCTLHDVTERQRIQAERATLLLKEQQLRQLAEQTNERLAGLHYVTAGLSEALTASDVADAIVNTALATLGATMGIVSILDEDAEEFHNIRMVGYPPQVVEQWQRFSATAAVPIADATRTKTTIVLENAAQRDERYPNLAAVQALVNHRSLIVSPMILNDRAIGALAFGFAEERSLSRDDLSFVMALSQQCALALERSRLFEAQRRARREVEQTLEALRDSEARFRGAIESNAIGIAIAKFDGELTYANDAFLEIVGAKRNDLDAGGLHWSPIVAPDLRELDADSRARRLRRGTPTFEQEYVRPDGDRRQILVSSTLLAGYEETVLSFVLDQTERKRVEAQRDRLLKLERAARSEAEALNRVKDEFLAILSHELRTPLNPILGWVKLLRNRKFEGATMDKALETIERNAQLQSRLIEDLLDISSILQGKLNLKVKSVPLDRLLGAAIESVRVAAQAKAIAIDADLDGDIPPVMGDANRLQQIFWNLLSNAVKFTPSGGRITIRLETTKDPTRDGEGAAKPSEIPLPEPEYAQIEIADTGEGIDPEFLPFIFDRFRQADSSTTRKFGGLGLGLAIVRYLVEMHGGTVKAYSEGVGRGTCFTVRLPLGGSFEGSPSDRERSPSSVPDPLDGVRVVWLDRFADCFDGICTILERYGMRVDRVASVSEAIEIRNDDRPDVFVGDLAGLDPTECELLHEARHRQGGSGSPIRAIALTDGISATERLLAEGFDGQLLKPVEPETLIRAIADLLSAPGDR